In the genome of Trypanosoma brucei gambiense DAL972 chromosome 11, complete sequence, the window CAGTGAAAATTTGTTAGGGCCGGTTGGCGCAATGCCCTCGATCCTGTACGATGCGGTGACTACCTTGGTGTTTGTTAACACGGTGAAAAGCTGCGAACAAAAAGTAGAcaaagcaagcaaaaaataaatggaaaacaacaaacaccgAAAACGAGGCAATGATATGTTGAAAAGTGATATTCCCccatggaaaacaaaaagaagtcGACGAGTCACTGCAAACCCCCCTGTAGTTGCCGTTCCACACCAACACGAACGCGCGCAGCCGTAAAATCGCGACATCGGCCTAACAGCGAGAATCACACGAATAATTGCGACACTTCATCATTGCATCCAAACCCAAATTGGCTCGCTGCACAACAATTTCAAatcaccaccaacaacataTCGTACAAGTTATCCCCACAGCACAGCAGCTGTAAGGTAAAGCTAAACTGCCAAAACATATGTGCACGAGAATGTAAAAGGATATTGTCCGTACGAACTAGGGTTCGCCAACATGGCTTCGTATAACTTCCAAGAACTACCCATCAATTCATCATCAACACCAGTCACAAAAATCTCATAAGcgaaaatatttatatacatatatcaAATGCTAACACTAAAAACAAGACATAAATCATCTCCTTTAATTAAGAGGTGGaccaaataaataaatagaaaagCAAATGTTACTTCGCACTCCCCACTAACCACCCACATACTTCACAGCAACACCTATTGTTAACAGTGTCTGGGCCGTtcgatcaaaaaaaaacgcaagaaaaaaaaagtgacttTCCACCTTAAGGACAATACGAATTACCCAATATCAATGAAGAAgtcaataataacaaaacgaGAAGGTTAACAAAAAGCGCACAAACAACACAGTACTAATATTCCAAGAGGTCACAAGTTTTCGCAAGCGTGCTTGATTACGGTAGCAAAGTCGGGTAATATCACAACCACTGGGGAGGCCATCCGGTCAAAGTGACTTCGTATTAGCGCCCATCAGCATCACTCAGCAGTTTATCTGGTGACTGCAGGAATAATTAATCTCACGACCTAGGGAATGGGAAAATCTTAATTTGGCACTAACCACGCCCTACACACCAATTACATTATCAATATGACTACGGGCCTCGCGCTGCGCCATGATATCCAGACGGTAAAATTTCCACTGCACCACCATACAGTAGAAAAAATATGCTGTTTCAAAGCACCACAAAGAAATAACCACTCCAAGGGGTATGAGAAGGTAATTGGATTTGCCTTCATACACCTCCATAGCAAGAATCGCGCCACAGGCACCCGTATCTGGCAGTCCAACCAGCATGAATATGGCAAACGCCAGTGCCACCAACAACCCGCACAAGCTAACCAGATGCCTCGTAGAAAGCCCAGTGATACACGCCTTGTAAATGGGCCAGTGCCATACAAAGAAACTTAGAGGCACACCCAACAAGTAGGCAATCGACAGAGCAGTTGCCTGTGCCTTGTTCGAGGCCTTTGGGCCCTCAAATTCATTTTCATACGGGGAAAACGCAACTGTGATAGCCACGGACGCGTTGGCAACAAGCAACACACAGTTCACCATCCAGATCACATAGTTGAACTTCACGTATTTCCTTCTTGGTTCGGGAACCATCCCTATGGTGTGATTAACAAGGGGTTTGATACACAAAAACTTGGGTGGAAAGTTTGCCTCCAGGTTCGCCCCCTCTGTTGCTTTTAACTGATACTCTACCTGGCGTTGTAGGATATTTAACCGCTCTTCTTCTGCCATAGCATTTTTCCACCTCTCAACCAACAGCGCATGTTCTTTCCCATCAACGGTCATACCATTTGTGTTAGTATTGCTCCTTCCCGTAACCTCCTTCACAATATCGGCTTTGCTCACTTCGGGAAGCTGGGCCGCCACTCCACCGGCGGTCACGTTCAAACCATCGCCGTCACCACCGGACACGCCCTGGTTCGAGGCGACGGCCGACGGGGGTGGATGCGACGGTATCTCTGTTGTGCTCAAGGCAGACCCCTCAGGGTAAAATGATGACGAATGTGCGTCACGATACCTCGAGGCTGCGGGCACATCTTCACTTCGCCTACTTCTATGAAGAGACTCGTCGCTTTCAGAAAATACGTTCATTTCCTCCATATTTGTCGGGGTGTCATGCGAACCCCGAGCTCCTTGCCGTTGGGATTGGTGCGTTCGCGAATCATGATTGCCTGAAGGTGCCTGATCATCCGCATTGCTAGGTCCAAAATTGTACTCTTCACGGATTTCATTAGCACCAAATCCCCGACCAAACATTATGGAATCAACCAACTCAACGTAATACAAGACAAAGCTCTTACGAGGCCGTCACGCAATTCATATCAAGATTAATGTCGTTCACTAAATAGGCACCTAGAGGTTTTTCCCCGTTACCCTGTTGTGTCCAAAGATTATATGGAGGAAGACAGTCAGAATGTGTATGCACATATGCCATAATCCCTTTCCAGCACCtacaaacaacgaaaaataaagtcACCAAGCGCTGGTGCGCCTGATGCAGAGGTATCATTTAcatcaaataaaaaaggcTGTATGGCCCTAATATTGTCAAcgccaaaaacaaaaaccgtagaatgtaaaaaaaagaacggtttgggggggaagaaacttCGTTGGtgttccctccctcccccttttcgtTCAACTCACCTGCCATAGGTAGCTCTGCTCTTGAGCAAAAACAATACTTTGCCTTTCCAGCCCTCtattctttcccttcgttaATGCTGTCTCTCTTGTCACCtcgtatgtgtatatacataagTGTATATTGTTCTGCTCCTCTATACCACATCCGATGCGTGTTTTTGGTCTGCCGACTCGTTTGTGCACGCACCACAGTCACACTAATAAAACCTGTTGCGCACCGTTTTCCAGTTTTCAGCATCCCAAGAGGCCTTCCAACAGCAATATTTTTCCCACCTCTTCAACCCTATTCTCTCAACTCGGACGTTTTTGTTACGCTAAAgtgaaattttaaaaaagaagtatatcaccttttttttcctcaccacAGCACCATCTTTGACTCATCCGTGCTGGAATCTACCTCCCACAGTTATGCTGTCCGTGGACAAGTCAAGCAACACAAGAACACAAAAAGGAGTGGCAACGGAcaacagaaagaaacaaacgtAGGAAagaccagaaaaaaaaaaaagaaatggtcACAAAAGCAGAATCGCCAAGTTTCCCACTCCAATTCCTTCACTTAGCACATTTTAAGTTATCAACAGCATTCACAATATTTTAAATCCCCTGCTACCCATCAGAAAAACGTCTAttcaaataaataataaaagagagaGCCTACCTATCCTGACTTGAACAGAAGAATTGCAACCTGTCCAAAGTAAAAGTACAGGAAGCTGTGCGTTTCGTGCGTGACATAACTGCCAAAGTTACGGCCAACAATACAGTGCCACGTAGGTTGATATTTCTTGtcaaactctttttttatgtACGCCGCAATATCCTTCTCAATGTTGAACTTCTCCAAGGCTTGAAGAGCGACCTCCACTGCATCAGACTGCATGTCCTCTGGCATGTCTGCATTCTTAATAATAGCTTTCCGATCAGTAGACATCGTAAACGAACAATATAGCGGAGATAATAATACTTCGAAGACAGAAAGGACtataaggaaaagaaagataagggaaaacaaaaattgaaGAAGATTCGCGTGTTaaactacaaaaaaatattgctTTATGTATCAGTTGACCGTTTGACAATATATATTAAACTAATTCCTATCTACGCGCTGTGGGGTTTCAACCTGAAAACATCACAATATCATACATAAAGTACagctttcctctttctttcgttttatctccttcttttccgaTATCAATAGCAAACGCAAGGCATCCTGGTAGAGCCCTCCAACCGCGTAGTCTAATTAGtcccttcatttttgta includes:
- a CDS encoding dynein light chain, putative, which gives rise to MSTDRKAIIKNADMPEDMQSDAVEVALQALEKFNIEKDIAAYIKKEFDKKYQPTWHCIVGRNFGSYVTHETHSFLYFYFGQVAILLFKSG